A stretch of Microtus pennsylvanicus isolate mMicPen1 chromosome 5, mMicPen1.hap1, whole genome shotgun sequence DNA encodes these proteins:
- the Calhm3 gene encoding calcium homeostasis modulator protein 3, whose protein sequence is MDRFRMLFQHLQSSSESVMNGICLLLAAATVKMYSSFDFNCPCLARYNALYGLGLLLTPPLALFLCGLLVNRQSVVMMEEWRRPAGHRKKDLGIIRYMCSSVLQRALAAPLVWILLALLDGKCFVCAFSNSVDPEKFLDFANMTPSQVQLFLAKVPCKEDEMVKDSPARKAVSRYLRCLSQAIGWSITLLLIVVAFLARCLRPCFDQTVFLQRRYWSNYVDLEQKLFDETCCEHARDFAHRCVLHFFSSMQSELRALGLRREPAGGIPESQEPPEPAEDLDGGTGKAHLRAISSREQVDHLLSTWYSSKPPLDLTASPRLWGPGLNHRAPAAAPGTKLCHQVDV, encoded by the exons ATGGATAGGTTCCGGATGCTCTTCCAGCACCTTCAGTCCAGCTCGGAGTCTGTGATGAACGGCATCTGCCTTCTGCTGGCTGCCGCCACAGTCAAGATGTACTCCTCCTTCGACTTCAACTGCCCCTGCCTAGCACGCTACAACGCCCTCTATGGCCTGGGCCTGCTGCTCACACCTCCTCTGGCCCTCTTTCTCTGTGGTCTCTTGGTCAACAGACAATCTGTGGTGATGATGGAGGAGTGGCGCCGGCCAGCAGGGCATCGGAAGAAGGACCTGGGCATCATCAG GTACATGTGTTCCTCCGTGCTGCAGCGAGCTCTAGCAGCTCCTCTGGTCTGGATCCTGCTGGCGCTCCTTGATGGGAAGTGCTTCGTGTGTGCCTTCAGCAACTCCGTTGACCCAGAGAAGTTTCTGGATTTTGCCAACATGACCCCCAGCCAGGTACAGCTCTTCCTAGCCAAGGTGCCCTGTAAGGAGGATGAGATGGTTAAAGACAGCCCTGCCCGCAAGGCTGTGTCTCGATACCTGCGGTGCCTGTCACAG GCCATCGGCTGGAGCATTACCTTGCTGTTGATAGTGGTGGCCTTCCTAGCCCGCTGCCTGAGACCCTGCTTCGACCAGACCGTCTTCCTACAGCGCAGATACTGGAGCAACTATGTGGACCTGGAACAGAAGCTTTTCGATGAGACGTGCTGTGAGCATGCGCGGGACTTCGCGCACCGCTGTGTGCTGCACTTCTTCTCGAGCATGCAGAGCGAGCTGAGAGCTCTGGGGTTACGTCGGGAGCCGGCAGGTGGAATTCCAGAGTCACAGGAGCCCCCAGAGCCCGCAGAGGACCTGGATGGTGGAACTGGGAAGGCTCACCTGCGTGCCATCTCCAGCCGGGAGCAGGTGGATCACCTCCTAAGTACCTGGTACTCCAGTAAGCCGCCACTTGACCTTACAGCATCCCCCAGGCTCTGGGGGCCTGGCCTCAATCACCGTGCTCCTGCAGCTGCTCCGGGTACCAAGCTGTGCCACCAGGTCGATGTGTAG
- the Calhm1 gene encoding calcium homeostasis modulator protein 1: MDKFRMIFQFLQSNQESFMNGICGIMALASAQMYSAFDFNCPCLPGYNMAYSMGILLTPPLVLFLLGLVMNNNISMLAEEWKRPAGRRAKDPAVLRYMFCSMAQRALIAPVVWVAVTLLDGKCFLCAFCTAVPVATLGNGSLVPGLPATELARLLARVPCPEIYDGNWLLAREVAVRYLRCISQALGWSFVLLTTLLAFVVRSVRPCFTQAAFLKSKYWSHYIDIERKLFDETCTEHAKAFAKVCIQQFFEAMNHDLELGHTHGVLATATATPTTAEASQSPSDRTEEEKEKLRGITDQGTMNKLLTSWHECKPPLRLGQEAPLMGNGWAGSEPRPPRKEVATYFSKV, encoded by the exons ATGGACAAGTTTCGGATGATCTTCCAGTTTTTGCAGTCCAACCAAGAGTCCTTCATGAACGGTATCTGCGGCATCATGGCGCTGGCCAGTGCCCAGATGTATTCTGCCTTTGACTTCAACTGCCCCTGTTTGCCGGGCTACAATATGGCCTATAGCATGGGCATCCTGCTGACGCCTCCCCTGGTGCTTTTCCTGCTTGGCCTAGTCATGAACAACAACATTTCCATGCTAGCCGAAGAGTGGAAGCGCCCCGCGGGCCGTCGGGCCAAGGACCCCGCCGTGCTACGCTACATGTTCTGTTCCATGGCCCAGCGAGCTCTCATCGCACCTGTTGTCTGGGTGGCCGTCACATTGCTGGATGGCAAGTGCTTTCTGTGCGCCTTCTGCACAGCGGTGCCAGTGGCCACACTAGGCAATGGCAGCCTGGTGCCAGGCCTGCCTGCGACAGAACTGGCTCGCCTCCTGGCTCGCGTACCCTGCCCTGAGATCTATGACGGGAACTGGCTGCTGGCCCGAGAGGTGGCCGTGCGGTATTTGCGCTGCATCTCTCAG GCGCTGGGCTGGTCCTTTGTGCTGCTGACCACGTTGCTGGCATTCGTGGTACGCTCTGTGCGGCCCTGCTTCACCCAGGCTGCTTTTCTCAAGAGCAAGTACTGGTCGCACTACATCGACATCGAGCGTAAGCTCTTTGATGAGACCTGCACGGAGCACGCCAAGGCCTTTGCTAAGGTGTGCATCCAACAGTTCTTTGAAGCCATGAACCATGACCTGGAACTGGGACACACCCACGGAGTGCTGGCCACGGCCACGGCCACACCCACAACTGCGGAGGCTTCCCAGAGCCCCTCTGACAGGacggaggaagaaaaggagaagctgCGTGGTATCACGGACCAAGGCACCATGAACAAGCTGCTCACAAGCTGGCACGAATGCAAACCTCCACTGCGCCTGGGCCAGGAGGCACCGCTCATGGGCAATGGCTGGGCTGGGAGTGAGCCCCGGCCTCCACGCAAGGAGGTGGCCACCTACTTCAGCAAAGTGTGA